The Rana temporaria chromosome 4, aRanTem1.1, whole genome shotgun sequence genome contains a region encoding:
- the CCDC166 gene encoding coiled-coil domain-containing protein 166, producing the protein MPPKKKSQSKAAKDSGKTSPEQAEDGGDGKEVVVSEREERLHDEHDRLIAENDGLRRRLEQLRRENEFLQEEAERVRVESQEYLLYVGKRSQRRQDAIISLNDQNTRELEDIRKQKEKLEASFQEKEKKMRDQLLERETELANLRKELKELEPMKEIQKEQISLIRQLESEVMASRGKHAESLLRVKSAFLRQKVECQQNSERQLNQLSQKAHEEAKNVLQDVSQKVKEENQTLRQELLQLINQYRDLQAQKKKLLEQNKQLRREQQCQKEVRYAQRKLKNLW; encoded by the coding sequence ATGCCACCAAAAAAGAAGTCGCAGAGCAAAGCTGCAAAAGATTCTGGGAAGACAAGCCCTGAACAGGCTGAAGATGGCGGGGACGGAAAAGAAGTTGTGGTTAGCGAGAGAGAGGAGCGTCTACATGATGAACATGACCGCCTGATTGCTGAAAACGATGGCCTGAGAAGACGACTGGAGCAGCTACGTCGAGAGAATGAGTTCCTCCAGGAAGAGGCTGAAAGAGTCCGTGTGGAGAGTCAAGAATATTTATTGTACGTGGGCAAAAGAAGCCAACGGCGGCAGGATGCCATCATCAGCCTGAATGACCAGAACACACGAGAGCTGGAAGACATCAGGAAGCAGAAAGAGAAACTTGAGGCCTCCTTccaagagaaagagaagaagatgagAGATCAACTTCTCGAGCGGGAAACCGAATTGGCCAATTTGAGGAAAGAGCTGAAGGAGCTAGAACCCATGAAGGAGATTCAGAAGGAGCAGATCTCACTCATTAGGCAACTGGAGTCTGAAGTGATGGCCTCCCGGGGTAAGCATGCCGAGTCTCTGCTGAGGGTGAAGAGCGCCTTCCTGCGGCAAAAAGTGGAATGTCAGCAGAACTCAGAACGGCAGCTGAACCAGCTGTCCCAGAAGGCCCATGAGGAGGCCAAGAACGTCCTGCAAGATGTGAGTCAGAAGGTGAAAGAAGAGAACCAAACTTTGAGGCAGGAGCTTCTCCAGCTTATCAACCAATACCGGGACCTACAGGCCCAGAAAAAGAAGCTGCTGGAGCAAAACAAACAGTTACGGAGAGAGCAACAATGTCAGAAAGAGGTGAGGTATGCCCAACGAAAGCTGAAGAATTTATGGTAA